ACGGGTGACGGGCGAACATCCGCTATCGGCTCCTGAGCCGGATCAAGGAGGCCCAATACTAGGGAGCGGAGCGGCCGTCCGCCATTGCGGGAAGGCTCGCCTCCGGCCCGCGCGGCGCCGTGCCGTCGATATCCGACGCCGTCCGTAGTAAATTGAGGCGGTGACGTCCACGCCCGGCCCCGACGGCCCCGTCCCGGCTCCCTCGGTTGCGCTCGACATCCTGGCGCCCTACAAGCGTCCGGATTGGAAGCGAAGCCTGTGGCAGGTCGTGGACACGGCCGTGCCGCTCGCCGCCCTCTGGCTGCTGATGCTGCTGGTGGTCGACCGGGCGTACTGGCTCACGCTGCTGCTGGCGGTGCCGGCGGCGGCGTTCCTCATCCGGCTGTTCATCATCCAGCACGACTGCGGGCACGGGGCCTTCTTCCCGTCGTCGCGGATCAGCAACCTCACCGGGTTCCTGATCGGGATCTGCACCCTGACGCCATACGATTACTGGCGGAAGATCCACGCCATGCACCACGCGACCTCGGGCAATCTCGAGCGGCGCGGCTTCGGCGACATCGACACCCTCACGGTCCGGGAGTACCGCGAGCGGAGCTGGTGGCAGCGGCTCCGCTACCGGTTGTATCGCAATCCGCTCGTCCTGTTCGGCATCGGTCCTCCGATCCACTTCGTCATCCGGCACCGGCTGCCCACCCTGGTGCCGCGCTCGTGGAAGCGGGAGCGTCGCAGCATCTACTGGACCGACCTGGGGCTGGCGGCGACGGTGGGGGTGATGGCGCTGACGATCGGGCTGAGGCGTTTCCTCATGGTGCAGCTGCCCATCACGCTGCTCGCGTCGTCGCTCGGCGTGTGGCTGTTCTACATCCAGCACCAGTTCCGGGAGACGTACTGGGAGCACGAGCCCCAGTGGGACTACCTCGCGGCCGGGATGCGGGGCAGCTCCTACTACGCGTTGCCGCGGGTGCTGCAGTGGCTGACGGGCAACATCGGCCTGCACCACATCCACCATCTGAACAGCCGGATCCCCAACTACCGTCTCCAGCAGTGCCTGGACGAGAATCCGGTGTTGCAGCGCGTGACGCGGCTCACGCTGCGGCACAGCCTGGCGTGCGTGTTCCTGAAGCTGTGGGACGAGGAGCGGGGCACGCTGGTGGGCTATGGGAGCGCGCGGCGGGCGCTGGACGGCGGGCGCCTGGCCGGGCCAGGAGCTGACCGCGGGGCGGCGGCGGGGGATTGACAAACCCGTAGTGGGGCTTCATCTTGGGGCCCGTCGAACCGCGCACGCATTTGCAGCAGCTTGTCGGGGATGTCATGACAGCACCGCTGCGGGGCGTCTCCCGGGCGGTGTTGTTGCTGTAATAGACTTTGCACTGGCCATGGTGGCTGGTGTGTACCGGGCAGCGATGCCCAACTTTTCAGGAGTAGTCTCGTATGGCGCAGGGAACGGTGAAGTGGTTCAATGACGCGAAGGGTTTCGGGTTCGTCCAGCAGGACGGCGGCCAGGACGTCTTCGTGCATCACACCGCGATCATCGCAGAGGGATTCCGCTCGCTCTCGGAAGGCGATCGGGTGGAGTTCGAGGTCAAGCAGGGCCCGAAGGGCCTGCAGGCCGCGAACGTGCGGAAGATTACGGCCTGACCTCGCGTCGGGCCCCTTCACCGGCGCCGGCTCCGCGAGGAGCCGGCGCTTTCATTTTCGGGGCCGTCGGGGTGCGGGGCGCCGCGCCTGGCGGCCGCCCGCGAAACCGTGCGCAAGCGGGCCCCGTACGCTAGGTTGAAATGAACCATCCATGACCACCCCCTCGCCCGATCTTTCGCGCCTGACCATCAATCGGGACGTCCCCGCCCGCGGAGTCCGGCGGGCGTTGCGCACCTCGGTGCTCATCGCCGCGGGGGCGCTCGTCCTCATCGCCGCCGCCGTGTGGGCCCTGCGGCGCGGCGGGGCGCCGGTGGTGCGCGTGGCGACCGCGACGCTGGTGGGCGGTGGGCCGTCGGGCGGCTCGGGCGTCGTGGCCAACGGCTACGTCGTGGCGCGCACGCAGGCCGCGGTGTCGGCCAAGCTGCCGGGCCGCCTGGCGTACCTCGGCGTGTCCGAAGGCTCGCACGTCGTGGCGGGACAGCTGATCGCACGCCTCGACAACGCCGACTACACCGCGGCGGTCGGGCAGGCGCAGGCGAACGTCGCGGCCGAGCAGGCGACGCTGATCGAGGCGCGCGCGGACCGCGACGAGCTGGTGCGCGAGGCGCGCCGGGCCCACGACGTCCATGCGCAGAACGCGCAGCTCATTTCGCAGCAGGGCCTCGATTCGGCCGACAGCCGCGCCGCGCAGGCGGTGGCCCGCGCGCAGGCGGAGTCGTCGCGCGTGGACGCGGCGGCCGCCGCGCTCGGCGTGGCCCGCGCCAACCTGGAGAACACGCTGATCCGGGCCCCGTTCACGGGCACCGTGCTGAGCAAGGACGCGGAGGTGGGCGAGGTGGTGGCGCCGTCGGTGGGCGGCGGCCTCACGCGCGGCGCCGTCGTCACCATGGCCGACTTCGCGACGCTCGAGGTGGAGGTGGACGTCAACGAGGCGTACATCTCGGGCATCCGTACGGGCGAGCCCGCGCGGATCACGCTCGACGCCTACCCCGACACCACGTTCCGCGGGTCCGTGCGCCTGGTCGTGCCGACGGCCGACCGCCAGAAGGCCACCGTGCAGGTGAAGGTGTCCATCCTCGACCACGACCCGCGCATCCTGCCGGAGATGGGCGCTCGCGTGGAGTTCCTGGCGGGCGCGCGCGGCGCCGCCGCGGCGACGTCCCGCCCGCGGGTCAGCGTGCCGGCCGATGCCGTCCATACCGACGGCGCGGAGACGGTCGTCTGGGTGGTGGCGAACGGCCGGCTCGAGCGCCGCATCGTGGACGCCGGTCCCACGAGCGGCGGCATGCGCGAGGTGCGTTCGGGGCTCGCGGGCGGCGAGACGCTGCTGGTGGGCGGCGTCGAGAGCCCGTCGCCCGGCCTGCGGGTGAGGGTGAAGCCGTGAAGCCAGGTGAGAGGTGAGGGGTGAGAGGTGAGACGTTCAGGTGAGAGGTGAGAGGTGAGAGGCCGATGGCGTGAGAGGTGAGAGGCCGATGGCGCGAGAGGTGGCGGCCGGCGACCCTCTCACCTAAACTTCTCACATCTTACGCATACGTCTGCCTTCTTACCCCCTCACCTCTCACTTGTCCGTGAGGCGCCCTTGTCCCTCGTCGTGCTCCGGAACCTGAGCAAGCATTTTCAGCGCGATTCGCAGCCCATTACCGTCTTCGACGACCTGGACCTGGAGTTCGCCGAGGGCAGCTTCACCGCGCTGATGGGACCGTCGGGCAGCGGGAAGTCCACGCTGCTCAACCTGGTGGCCGGTCTCGACCGGCCCAGCGCCGGGACGGTCACGGTGGGCGGCGTGGAGGTGAGCGCCATGGGGCCCGGCCAGCTCGCCGACTGGCGGGCGCGGCACGTGGGCTTCGTCTTCCAGTCGTACAACCTGCTGCCGGTTCTGACCGCGTATCAGAACGTCGAGCTGCCGCTGCTGCTGACGCGCCTCTCCAAGGCGGAGCGCCACGAGCACGTGATGACCGCGCTGGGCGTGGTGGGCCTCACCGACCGCGCCGAGCATTTCCCGCGGCAGCTCTCGGGCGGGCAGGAGCAGCGGGTCGCGATCGCGCGGGCGATCGTGTCGGACCCCACGATCATCCTGCTCGACGAGCCGACCGGGCAGCTCGACGCGAAGTCGGCGGCCGAGATCCTGGAGCTGCTGCAGCGGCTGAACCGCGAGTACCACAAGACGATCCTGATGGTCACGCACGACCCGCACGCGGCGCAGGCCGCGGGCCGCAGCCTGCACCTCGACAAGGGAGTGCTGACCGCGTGAAGTTCTTCCCGCTCGTCTGGGCGAACCTCACGCGCCAC
This Gemmatimonadales bacterium DNA region includes the following protein-coding sequences:
- a CDS encoding fatty acid desaturase; this encodes MTSTPGPDGPVPAPSVALDILAPYKRPDWKRSLWQVVDTAVPLAALWLLMLLVVDRAYWLTLLLAVPAAAFLIRLFIIQHDCGHGAFFPSSRISNLTGFLIGICTLTPYDYWRKIHAMHHATSGNLERRGFGDIDTLTVREYRERSWWQRLRYRLYRNPLVLFGIGPPIHFVIRHRLPTLVPRSWKRERRSIYWTDLGLAATVGVMALTIGLRRFLMVQLPITLLASSLGVWLFYIQHQFRETYWEHEPQWDYLAAGMRGSSYYALPRVLQWLTGNIGLHHIHHLNSRIPNYRLQQCLDENPVLQRVTRLTLRHSLACVFLKLWDEERGTLVGYGSARRALDGGRLAGPGADRGAAAGD
- a CDS encoding cold-shock protein — its product is MAQGTVKWFNDAKGFGFVQQDGGQDVFVHHTAIIAEGFRSLSEGDRVEFEVKQGPKGLQAANVRKITA
- a CDS encoding efflux RND transporter periplasmic adaptor subunit: MTTPSPDLSRLTINRDVPARGVRRALRTSVLIAAGALVLIAAAVWALRRGGAPVVRVATATLVGGGPSGGSGVVANGYVVARTQAAVSAKLPGRLAYLGVSEGSHVVAGQLIARLDNADYTAAVGQAQANVAAEQATLIEARADRDELVREARRAHDVHAQNAQLISQQGLDSADSRAAQAVARAQAESSRVDAAAAALGVARANLENTLIRAPFTGTVLSKDAEVGEVVAPSVGGGLTRGAVVTMADFATLEVEVDVNEAYISGIRTGEPARITLDAYPDTTFRGSVRLVVPTADRQKATVQVKVSILDHDPRILPEMGARVEFLAGARGAAAATSRPRVSVPADAVHTDGAETVVWVVANGRLERRIVDAGPTSGGMREVRSGLAGGETLLVGGVESPSPGLRVRVKP
- a CDS encoding ABC transporter ATP-binding protein is translated as MSLVVLRNLSKHFQRDSQPITVFDDLDLEFAEGSFTALMGPSGSGKSTLLNLVAGLDRPSAGTVTVGGVEVSAMGPGQLADWRARHVGFVFQSYNLLPVLTAYQNVELPLLLTRLSKAERHEHVMTALGVVGLTDRAEHFPRQLSGGQEQRVAIARAIVSDPTIILLDEPTGQLDAKSAAEILELLQRLNREYHKTILMVTHDPHAAQAAGRSLHLDKGVLTA